The Nocardioides ochotonae genome segment TACGAGAGGTTCTTCGAGGGCGTGATGGAGAAGAACGCCCCGCGCACCGGCACCGTGGTGGAGACCAGCGTGCTGCGCTCGGGCGTGGTGCGCTCGGGGGAGGACCGCGTGGAGGTCTTCGTGCTGCTCGACCAGGCGACCACCAACGCCCGCCGCGCGCAGCCCTCCACGATCAAGTACTGGGTCACCGTCACCATGGAGCGCCTCGACGGCGAGTGGCTGGTCGCGGGGCTGAAGACCCGCGCCTGAGCGGCGCTAGGATGGCGACACGGAGCGCGATCTGGGGACACTGCTTGACCTTCGCGACCCGGCCCCCCATGATCTTCGTCAGGATCATGCAACAGGTGGCTGCTGGCATTGCCGCGAGCCCATTTGTCAGGTAGTGTAGCGCTTTGCGCCTGCCCTCAAATGCTTGTCTCCTGCCCGGTTGGATGACCTAGTGGTGGGTGGCGCGTCTCACCGTGCGATTCCGTCGAAGGAAACCTGTTGGCCACGCGCAGCACCTCCGGTAACCCCCGCCGCATCTCTTTCAACAAGATCCAGGACCCCATCGAGGTCCCGCAGCTCCTCTCCCTGCAGACCGACAGCTTTGACTGGCTGATCGGCAACGAGCGTCACCAGGCCGCCCTCGAGCGCCGGCGTGCCGAGGGCGAGGACGTGTCGGAGAAGTCCGGCCTGCAGGAGATCTTCGAAGAGATCTCCCCGATCGAGGACTTCTCCGAGACGATGTCGCTCTCGTTCGAGAACCCGGTCTTCTACGACCCCAAGTACACGGTCGCGGAGTGCAAGGAGAAGGACTTCACCTACTCCGCCCCGCTCTACGTCTCGGCGGAGTTCACCAACAACGACACCGGCGAGATCAAGGGCCAGACGGTCTTCATGGGCGACTTCCCGCTCATGAGCGACAAGGGCACCTTCATCATCAACGGCACCGAGCGTGTCGTCGTCAGCCAGCTGGTGCGCAGCCCGGGCGTCTACTTCGAGCGCTCGGTCGACAAGACCTCCGACAAGGACATCTACACCGGCAAGCTCATCCCGAGCCGCGGTGCCTGGCTGGAGTTCGAGATCGACAAGCGCGACCTCGTCGGCGTGCGCCTCGACCGCAAGCGCAAGCAGAACGTCACGGTGCTGCTCAAGGCCCTCGGCTGGACGAACGAGCAGATCCGCGAGGAGTTCGGCCAGTACGAGTCGATGATGCTCACGCTGGAGAAGGACAACACCGAGACCCAGCGCGACGCGCTGCTCGACATCTACCGCAAGCTGCGCCCGGGCGAGCCGCCGACGGAGGAGGCCGCGCAGACGCTGCTGAACAACTACTACTTCAACCCCAAGCGCTACGACCTCGCCAAGGTCGGTCGCTACAAGATCAACAAGAAGCTCGGCCTGCTCGAGGCCTTCGACCAGCAGACGCTGACGATCGACGACATCGTCGCCGCGATCCGCTACATCGTCGCGCTGCACGACGGCCAGAAGCAGCTCGAGACGCCCCAGGGCACCCTCGACATCTCCTCGGACGACATCGACCACTTCGGCAACCGCCGCATGCGCACGGTCGGCGAGCTGATCCAGAACCAGCTGCGCACCGGTCTGGCTCGCATGGAGCGCGTCGTGCGCGAGCGGATGACGACCCAGGACGTCGAGGCGATCACGCCGCAGTCGCTGATCAACATCCGCCCGGTCGTCGCGGCGCTGAAGGAGTTCTTCGGAACCTCCCAGCTCTCGCAGTTCATGGACCAGACCAACCCGATCGCGGGCCTGACGCACAAGCGCCGGCTCTCCGCGCTCGGCCCGGGCGGTCTGTCCCGTGACCGCGCCGGCATGGAGGTCCGTGACGTCCACCCGTCGCACTACGGCCGCATGTGCCCGATCGAGACGCCGGAAGGCCCGAACATCGGCCTGATCGGCTCGCTGGCCTCCTACGGCCGGATCAACCCGTTCGGCTTCGTCGAGACGCCGTACCGCAAGGTCGAGAACGGCCGGGTCACCGACGAGATCAACTACCTGACCGCCGACGACGAGGACCGCTACGTCATCGCGCAGGCCAACGCCGCGATGGACGACGACGGCAACTTCGTCGAGGAGCGCGTCCTGGTCCGCCAGCGCGACGGCGAGGTCTCCGAGATCCTGGCCGACGAGGTCGACTACATGGACGTCTCGCCGCGCCAGATGGTGTCCGTCGCGACCGCCCTGATCCCGTTCCTCGAGCACGACGACGCCAACCGTGCGCTCATGGGCGCCAACATGCAGCGTCAGGCCGTCCCGCTGATCCGGTCCGACAGCCCGCTGGTCGGCACCGGCATGGAGTACCGCGCCGCGGTCGACGCCGGCGACG includes the following:
- the rpoB gene encoding DNA-directed RNA polymerase subunit beta; amino-acid sequence: MLATRSTSGNPRRISFNKIQDPIEVPQLLSLQTDSFDWLIGNERHQAALERRRAEGEDVSEKSGLQEIFEEISPIEDFSETMSLSFENPVFYDPKYTVAECKEKDFTYSAPLYVSAEFTNNDTGEIKGQTVFMGDFPLMSDKGTFIINGTERVVVSQLVRSPGVYFERSVDKTSDKDIYTGKLIPSRGAWLEFEIDKRDLVGVRLDRKRKQNVTVLLKALGWTNEQIREEFGQYESMMLTLEKDNTETQRDALLDIYRKLRPGEPPTEEAAQTLLNNYYFNPKRYDLAKVGRYKINKKLGLLEAFDQQTLTIDDIVAAIRYIVALHDGQKQLETPQGTLDISSDDIDHFGNRRMRTVGELIQNQLRTGLARMERVVRERMTTQDVEAITPQSLINIRPVVAALKEFFGTSQLSQFMDQTNPIAGLTHKRRLSALGPGGLSRDRAGMEVRDVHPSHYGRMCPIETPEGPNIGLIGSLASYGRINPFGFVETPYRKVENGRVTDEINYLTADDEDRYVIAQANAAMDDDGNFVEERVLVRQRDGEVSEILADEVDYMDVSPRQMVSVATALIPFLEHDDANRALMGANMQRQAVPLIRSDSPLVGTGMEYRAAVDAGDVVTATKPGVVKEVSADAVEVMNDDGTYSTYRLAKFRRSNQGTCINQRPLVDEGARLEAGSPIADGPCTDHAEMALGTNLLVAFMPWQGHNYEDAIILSQRLVQEDVLTSIHIEEHEVDARDTKLGPEEITRDIPNVSEEMLADLDERGIIRIGAEVTTGDILVGKVTPKGETELTPEERLLRAIFGEKAREVRDTSMKVPHGESGTVIGVRVFDREDGDELPPGVNQLVRVYVAQKRKISVGDKLAGRHGNKGVIAKILPIEDMPFMEDGTPVDVILNPLGVPRRMNIGQILELHLGWLAKQGWDINLSGDPEDSAWKQRLIKIQADKAEPNTKVATPVFDGAREDEITGLLGATIPTRDGDRLIDETGKARLFDGRSGEPFPDPVSVGYMYILKLHHLVDDKIHARSTGPYSMITQQPLGGKAQFGGQRFGEMEVWAMEAYGAAYALQELLTIKSDDVPGRVKVYEAIVKGENIPDSGIPESFKVLVKEMQSLCLNVEVLSQDGSRIELRDAEEDVFRAAEELGIDLSRREPNSVEEV